A genomic stretch from Flavobacterium nitratireducens includes:
- the fabG gene encoding 3-oxoacyl-[acyl-carrier-protein] reductase, which produces MKLLEGKVAIVTGASRGIGRGIAEVFAKNGANVAFTYSSSAESALALENELNALGIKAKGYKSNAADFDEAQTLVDAVLEDFGTVDVLINNAGITKDNLLMRMSEADFDQVIDVNLKSVFNMTKAIQKTFLKKRAGSIINISSVVGVSGNAGQTNYAASKAGAIGFTKSVALELGSRNIRCNAIAPGFIETEMTAKLSEEVVKGWREGIPLKRGGTPEDVANACLFLASDMSAYVTGQVLNVCGGMLT; this is translated from the coding sequence AGGAAAAGTAGCTATTGTTACTGGCGCAAGTCGCGGAATTGGAAGAGGGATTGCTGAAGTTTTCGCAAAAAACGGTGCCAACGTAGCATTTACATATAGCTCTTCGGCTGAATCCGCTTTAGCTTTAGAAAATGAATTAAACGCTTTAGGCATTAAAGCAAAAGGATATAAGTCTAACGCAGCTGATTTTGACGAAGCTCAAACACTTGTTGATGCGGTTTTGGAAGATTTTGGAACTGTTGATGTTTTGATTAACAATGCTGGAATTACTAAAGATAATTTGTTAATGCGTATGTCGGAAGCAGATTTTGATCAAGTAATTGATGTGAACTTGAAATCAGTTTTCAATATGACCAAAGCGATCCAGAAAACATTCTTAAAAAAACGTGCTGGCTCTATTATTAACATTAGTTCTGTTGTTGGAGTTTCTGGAAATGCAGGACAAACTAATTATGCTGCTTCTAAAGCTGGAGCTATAGGATTTACTAAATCAGTGGCTTTAGAATTAGGATCTCGTAATATTCGTTGCAACGCCATTGCTCCTGGATTTATTGAAACTGAGATGACTGCTAAATTAAGTGAAGAAGTCGTTAAAGGTTGGAGAGAAGGTATTCCATTAAAACGTGGAGGAACTCCAGAAGATGTCGCTAATGCTTGTTTATTCCTTGCTTCAGATATGAGTGCTTATGTAACTGGACAAGTATTAAATGTTTGCGGAGGAATGCTTACATAA
- a CDS encoding response regulator transcription factor, whose product MHILIVEDEIGIMQFLQQGLEEEGYQITTASDGAKGYQLVQEHSFHLIILDWMLPKMTGLELCKAIRNQDKKTPILFLTAKDTIQETIEGLQAGANDYIKKPFSFEELVERIKVHFRNLDENEILQLGPVTIDIQKHLVFVNDKEVSLTQREFELLSYLVKNKGKVCSRNQIIEDVWDIHFEYDTGVIDVFMNAIRKKLNLKIEEDYIKTIRGVGYIAND is encoded by the coding sequence ATGCATATATTAATTGTCGAAGACGAAATAGGGATTATGCAGTTTTTGCAGCAAGGTCTGGAAGAAGAAGGCTATCAAATTACTACTGCTTCTGATGGTGCAAAAGGATATCAATTGGTTCAAGAGCATTCATTTCATTTAATTATTCTGGATTGGATGTTGCCTAAAATGACAGGATTAGAACTTTGTAAAGCCATTAGAAATCAAGATAAAAAAACACCAATTTTGTTTTTAACAGCCAAAGATACAATTCAGGAAACAATAGAAGGTTTGCAAGCGGGAGCTAATGATTACATTAAAAAGCCATTTAGTTTTGAAGAATTAGTTGAAAGAATAAAAGTCCATTTTAGAAATTTGGATGAAAATGAAATTTTGCAATTAGGACCTGTAACAATTGATATTCAAAAGCATCTCGTTTTTGTAAATGATAAAGAAGTTTCATTAACACAAAGGGAGTTTGAATTGCTTTCTTATTTGGTAAAAAATAAAGGTAAAGTATGCAGTAGAAACCAAATTATAGAGGATGTTTGGGATATTCATTTTGAATACGATACCGGAGTAATTGATGTTTTTATGAATGCTATTCGGAAAAAATTAAATCTAAAAATTGAAGAAGACTATATAAAAACCATTCGTGGGGTAGGCTATATCGCAAACGACTAA
- a CDS encoding LTA synthase family protein, whose translation MIFLIGIINITDTLLYHEWGSKLNAYALSFLFYPSQMLASVTASQIILSIVLSMVLISLGIIVYQIVLKTGIKNPTKFEETHYSKKSISRMNLFGYSFLMLLITFLAIRGGVGLAPINQSSSYYSFHAPLNHLATNTSWNLLFSVLKNNKASKQAEIAYYDATTVEKNIQKIYHTNPTEHEKILSIPKPNVVLVILESYTADVIETLGGEKGITPYFSKLTQEGMLFENIYSTGDRTDKGIVAVLSGYPAQSCSSIIKEPSKFEKLPSLASVFKNNGYTTSVYYGGESEFANFKAYWKYSGYNTIIDEEQFDEDDKISKWGAHDHVVFEKVIKDLNSQQTPFFTTVLTLSCHEPFETPIKTPFDQAVEKESDKDKKQANLFRKAAYYTDWSIQKFMESAKKQSWFNNTLFLFVADHGNRLPKLYSDSRQTEKYRIPLLLYGNPISKAYLKKRNSKIGSQTDIATTLLGQLNMDYSKFKWGKDLLNPTSKDFAFYCYDEGMTWIMPKGAIRYVTTNETSQFKTASDKNKKYLIEELPLAKSYLQALLNDYAKK comes from the coding sequence ATGATTTTTTTAATTGGTATTATAAACATAACCGATACTTTATTGTATCATGAATGGGGTTCTAAATTAAATGCTTACGCCCTATCTTTTCTGTTTTATCCATCGCAAATGCTCGCTTCTGTAACAGCATCCCAGATTATACTTTCTATCGTATTAAGTATGGTTTTAATTAGTTTGGGTATAATTGTATATCAAATTGTACTAAAAACAGGAATCAAAAATCCAACTAAATTTGAAGAAACACATTATAGTAAAAAAAGTATCAGTCGGATGAATCTTTTTGGATACTCTTTTTTGATGTTGTTAATTACATTTTTGGCCATTCGTGGAGGTGTTGGACTTGCACCAATCAATCAAAGTTCATCTTATTATTCTTTTCATGCTCCTTTGAATCATCTAGCAACCAACACTTCTTGGAATTTATTATTTAGCGTTCTTAAAAATAATAAGGCCAGCAAACAAGCTGAAATTGCTTATTATGATGCCACGACTGTAGAAAAAAACATTCAAAAAATATATCATACAAATCCAACTGAACACGAAAAAATACTTAGCATTCCTAAACCAAATGTTGTATTAGTTATTTTGGAAAGTTATACTGCTGATGTTATAGAGACCTTGGGTGGAGAAAAAGGAATTACACCCTATTTTTCAAAATTAACTCAAGAAGGAATGTTGTTTGAAAATATCTATTCTACTGGTGACCGAACTGATAAAGGTATTGTTGCTGTTTTAAGTGGTTATCCAGCTCAATCTTGCTCGTCTATCATAAAAGAACCAAGTAAATTTGAAAAATTACCATCATTAGCTTCTGTTTTTAAAAATAACGGATACACTACCTCCGTTTATTATGGTGGTGAGTCGGAATTTGCTAATTTTAAAGCCTACTGGAAGTACTCGGGCTACAATACTATTATTGACGAAGAGCAATTTGATGAAGATGACAAAATTTCAAAGTGGGGAGCACATGACCATGTTGTCTTTGAAAAAGTAATCAAAGATTTAAATTCCCAGCAAACTCCATTTTTCACAACGGTTCTTACTTTAAGTTGTCATGAACCTTTTGAAACACCTATCAAAACTCCTTTTGATCAGGCAGTTGAAAAAGAATCAGACAAAGACAAAAAACAAGCTAATTTATTTAGAAAAGCAGCGTATTATACGGATTGGAGCATTCAAAAATTTATGGAGTCGGCTAAAAAACAATCATGGTTTAATAACACATTATTCCTTTTTGTTGCTGACCACGGAAATCGATTACCTAAACTTTATTCCGATAGTCGTCAAACCGAAAAATATAGAATTCCATTACTACTTTATGGTAATCCCATATCGAAAGCTTATTTGAAAAAGAGAAATTCAAAAATTGGTTCACAAACTGATATTGCAACCACTCTATTGGGTCAATTAAATATGGATTATTCTAAGTTTAAATGGGGAAAAGATTTATTGAATCCTACTTCAAAGGATTTTGCATTTTATTGTTATGATGAAGGAATGACTTGGATAATGCCAAAAGGAGCAATTCGTTATGTAACAACAAATGAAACTTCACAGTTCAAAACCGCTTCTGATAAAAACAAAAAGTATCTAATAGAAGAATTACCCTTAGCTAAAAGTTACTTACAGGCACTACTAAATGATTATGCAAAAAAATAA
- a CDS encoding sensor histidine kinase codes for MQKLSFKNRIAFNYIITTALLIFVVFFTIYSIVKYSVYNHLNNDISKEVENHLNEIEIKNDSFSLIHLNEWNEREHNTIDVNPVFIEFLDSEKRIKEKSPNLKKESLTFNASVENNQLFDSNLLKNKIRQIQVPIYSQSKIIGYLLVAMSLEDASMVLQNLSQTLMIAYPLILLLLFFIARFIAGRSIKPITSIIQTADIITKDNLKSRIDLPQKKDELFILSQTINNLLDRIETAVEREKQFTSDASHELRTPLTVIKGTLEVLIRKPRTQEEYQDKINYCVSEVNRLNHLVDQLLMLARFEDQNQSVKMENVILNSIILEVLSRFSNSIESKNIKIITDFSKNFTVKSDSYLLSVILSNLISNALKYSNTNDTMTIRLSEENNQVKCQIIDTGIGIPKTDLQNIFHQFYRSNAGEHPEIKGTGLGLSIVRKLSLLLNIGIEISSKEHFGTHIILSIP; via the coding sequence ATGCAAAAACTTTCCTTTAAAAATAGAATTGCTTTCAATTATATTATCACCACTGCTTTGTTAATTTTTGTGGTGTTTTTTACTATTTATTCCATTGTAAAATATAGTGTTTACAATCATTTGAATAATGATATTTCCAAAGAAGTTGAAAATCATTTAAACGAAATTGAAATTAAAAACGATAGTTTTAGCTTAATCCATCTCAACGAATGGAACGAAAGAGAGCACAATACCATTGATGTCAATCCTGTTTTTATTGAGTTTTTAGATAGTGAAAAAAGAATCAAAGAGAAATCGCCAAATCTTAAAAAAGAAAGTTTGACGTTTAATGCTTCTGTGGAGAATAATCAGTTATTTGATTCTAATTTGTTAAAGAATAAAATTCGCCAGATTCAGGTACCAATATATAGTCAATCCAAAATTATTGGATATTTATTAGTAGCTATGTCGCTCGAAGATGCTTCGATGGTACTTCAAAATTTGTCTCAAACTCTAATGATTGCTTATCCCTTAATCTTGTTGTTACTTTTTTTTATTGCTCGATTTATTGCGGGAAGAAGTATTAAACCTATTACTTCTATCATTCAGACAGCTGATATTATTACCAAGGATAATTTGAAATCCAGAATTGATTTGCCTCAAAAAAAGGACGAATTATTTATTTTGTCCCAAACAATCAATAACTTATTAGATCGTATTGAAACAGCAGTAGAACGAGAAAAACAATTTACTTCCGACGCTTCGCATGAACTACGAACTCCGCTTACAGTGATTAAAGGGACTTTAGAAGTTTTAATTCGCAAACCAAGAACTCAGGAGGAATACCAGGACAAAATTAATTATTGTGTTTCCGAAGTAAACCGTCTGAATCATTTAGTCGACCAATTACTCATGTTAGCGCGATTTGAAGATCAAAATCAATCGGTAAAAATGGAAAATGTGATTTTGAATTCAATTATTTTAGAAGTGCTTTCTAGGTTTTCAAATAGTATTGAATCAAAAAACATTAAAATCATAACTGATTTTTCTAAAAATTTTACAGTTAAATCGGATAGTTATTTACTTTCTGTCATTTTGAGTAATTTGATTTCGAATGCCTTAAAATATTCGAATACGAATGACACCATGACGATTCGATTATCAGAAGAAAATAATCAGGTGAAATGTCAAATTATTGATACCGGAATAGGTATTCCAAAAACCGATTTGCAAAATATTTTCCACCAATTCTATCGTTCCAATGCGGGTGAACATCCTGAAATTAAAGGAACTGGATTAGGGTTGTCTATTGTTAGAAAACTTTCTCTTTTATTAAATATTGGAATTGAAATTTCCAGTAAAGAACATTTTGGCACACACATTATCTTAAGCATCCCTTAA
- a CDS encoding LTA synthase family protein: MFSTKKLTPFFYLTLFYVVISFILRIILLFHPITQSTFSGVEILKIFSFGILSDILIFVLACAFLWLYLIFISNSKYRKPYGYIHLGVLLALFLYILSGKSILSEYGGGLEKVGLIFVGIKTLLFALLLFLPQKRDKIRHWLFSFVIFLYVVLIVQNAISEYFFWNEFGVKYNFIAVNYLVYTTEVIGNIMESYPVIPIFTSLFIVAGTISYFIIKKSKIYIEKIPSLNEKLQISFLYLILFGLSLWTVPNLAKTENATNVFTNELQSNGIYRFYLAYVNSELNYFKFYKTLPEEEAFALLDKQISDIHGISVDRKIVSDSIEMHKNVVLITIESFSADFMKMYGNKENITPFLDDLATKSLVFTNLYATGNRTVRGLEAVTLCLPPTAGESVVKRKDNKNKFSTGSVFKSKGYEVKYLYGGDAFFDNMQDFFSGNGYDIIDKKDFSPEEITFANIWGVCDEDMANKAIKTMNKEAQTNKPFFNHWMTVSNHRPFTYPNNKIDIPGDSKSRNGGVKYTDYALRKFFTMAVKQPWFKNTVFVIVADHCASSAGKTELPLDKYRIPALVYSPEFIAPKHCTKLMSQIDLMPTIFGLLHFDYESKFFGQDVLKSDYKPRALIATYQDLGLIKDNILTILSPKQEVKQYKLVLKPNEDIKGDFKLYYDEKPMKEQRNDLVNDAISYYETASYVLKKKYIKINKNSTDSNGSHYLLKFTLPTLQYLCKRITVFLFGCAFGFFGYFTF; the protein is encoded by the coding sequence ATGTTCTCTACCAAAAAACTAACTCCTTTTTTCTATCTGACTCTATTTTATGTAGTTATCAGTTTTATTTTAAGGATAATATTGTTATTCCACCCTATAACACAATCCACTTTTTCTGGTGTTGAAATACTAAAGATTTTTTCTTTTGGAATTCTTTCTGATATACTCATTTTTGTTCTAGCCTGCGCTTTTTTATGGTTATACCTAATTTTTATCTCGAATAGTAAATACCGTAAACCTTATGGTTATATCCATTTAGGTGTATTATTGGCTTTGTTTTTGTATATTTTATCGGGAAAATCGATTCTTTCAGAATACGGAGGTGGATTAGAAAAAGTAGGACTCATTTTCGTAGGTATAAAAACTCTTTTATTTGCATTACTACTATTTCTTCCTCAAAAGAGAGACAAAATAAGGCATTGGTTATTTTCATTTGTAATTTTTTTATACGTTGTTTTGATTGTACAAAATGCCATTAGTGAATATTTCTTTTGGAATGAATTTGGTGTAAAATACAATTTCATAGCTGTAAATTATTTAGTTTACACCACCGAAGTTATCGGGAATATTATGGAATCTTATCCTGTTATTCCAATTTTTACTTCGCTATTTATTGTAGCAGGAACCATCAGTTATTTCATCATCAAAAAATCAAAAATTTACATTGAAAAAATTCCTTCGTTGAATGAAAAATTACAAATCTCATTTTTGTATTTAATCCTTTTTGGACTTTCACTTTGGACAGTACCAAATTTGGCTAAAACAGAAAATGCAACCAATGTTTTTACCAATGAATTACAATCCAATGGAATTTATCGCTTTTATCTTGCTTATGTAAATAGCGAATTAAATTATTTTAAATTTTACAAAACTTTACCTGAGGAAGAAGCGTTTGCATTGTTAGATAAACAAATATCCGACATACATGGAATTTCTGTTGATAGAAAAATTGTATCTGATAGTATTGAAATGCATAAAAATGTAGTCTTAATTACCATTGAAAGTTTTAGTGCCGATTTCATGAAAATGTACGGCAACAAAGAAAATATTACCCCTTTTTTAGATGATTTAGCAACAAAAAGTTTAGTCTTTACTAATCTATATGCTACCGGAAACAGAACAGTTCGCGGCTTAGAAGCAGTAACATTATGTTTACCTCCTACGGCTGGTGAGAGTGTGGTAAAACGAAAAGACAATAAAAACAAATTTAGTACTGGAAGTGTCTTTAAATCCAAAGGTTACGAAGTAAAATATTTATATGGTGGTGATGCCTTTTTTGATAACATGCAAGATTTCTTTTCAGGAAATGGATATGATATCATTGATAAAAAAGACTTCAGTCCAGAAGAAATTACATTTGCAAACATCTGGGGAGTTTGTGATGAAGACATGGCAAATAAAGCTATTAAAACCATGAATAAAGAAGCTCAAACAAATAAGCCTTTTTTCAACCATTGGATGACAGTAAGTAATCATAGACCGTTTACTTATCCAAACAATAAAATTGATATTCCTGGAGATAGTAAATCGAGAAATGGCGGTGTTAAATACACGGATTACGCCTTGCGAAAATTTTTCACAATGGCTGTGAAGCAACCTTGGTTCAAAAACACTGTCTTTGTTATTGTTGCAGATCATTGTGCATCGAGTGCAGGGAAAACAGAACTTCCATTAGATAAATATCGAATTCCTGCTTTGGTCTATAGTCCAGAATTTATTGCACCAAAACATTGTACAAAACTAATGTCACAAATTGATTTAATGCCAACGATTTTTGGATTGTTACATTTTGATTACGAATCTAAATTCTTCGGTCAGGATGTTTTAAAATCAGATTATAAGCCAAGAGCCTTAATTGCAACTTATCAGGATTTAGGATTAATTAAAGATAATATTTTGACAATCCTTTCCCCAAAACAAGAAGTAAAACAATACAAATTAGTTTTAAAACCAAATGAAGATATTAAAGGTGATTTCAAATTATATTATGATGAAAAACCTATGAAAGAACAAAGAAACGATTTAGTTAATGATGCCATTTCTTACTACGAAACAGCATCATATGTGCTAAAGAAAAAATATATCAAAATCAATAAAAATAGTACAGATTCAAACGGATCTCATTATTTATTAAAATTCACCTTACCCACATTACAATATTTATGCAAAAGAATTACCGTATTTCTTTTTGGTTGCGCCTTTGGTTTTTTTGGATACTTTACTTTTTAA
- a CDS encoding YeiH family protein: MIFLIFIVVCLSGYITPPIALLLGLLIANLSGHPWLHLNHIIIHVLLQVSVVGLGFGMNVTDALLSSKESFFLTVASIFSTIFFGRMIGKWLQTESKTSHLISCGTAICGGSAIAAITPVIKSDEKQTSVALGVIFILNSIALFLFPAIGHWLELSQQDFGLWCALSIHDTSSVVGAANKYGAEALTTATTVKLARALWIIPVVLLTSFLFKSKANKIKIPYFIGLFVLAMILNTYVEHLSVVSTYIVSVAKIGLTVTLYFIGSGLSSSVLLAVGIKPLIQGILLWGFIAILSLLAILHFN, translated from the coding sequence ATTATTTTTTTGATTTTTATAGTTGTTTGTTTATCAGGATATATTACTCCACCCATTGCATTACTATTAGGATTACTTATTGCTAATTTATCGGGGCATCCTTGGTTGCATTTGAATCACATTATTATCCATGTTTTGCTTCAAGTTTCTGTTGTGGGATTGGGATTTGGGATGAACGTGACTGATGCTTTATTGTCCAGCAAAGAAAGTTTCTTTTTGACAGTTGCAAGTATTTTTAGTACCATTTTCTTTGGTCGTATGATTGGTAAATGGCTGCAAACAGAAAGTAAAACATCTCATTTAATTTCTTGTGGAACCGCTATTTGTGGTGGAAGTGCCATTGCAGCGATAACTCCAGTAATTAAATCAGATGAAAAGCAAACTTCAGTAGCTTTAGGTGTTATTTTTATTTTAAACTCCATTGCGCTATTTTTATTTCCAGCAATAGGACATTGGTTAGAATTATCTCAACAAGATTTTGGATTATGGTGTGCATTGTCTATCCATGATACGAGTTCGGTTGTAGGAGCTGCTAATAAATATGGGGCAGAAGCTCTAACAACTGCAACCACCGTAAAATTAGCTCGTGCTCTATGGATTATACCGGTTGTATTATTGACCAGTTTTTTATTTAAAAGTAAAGCCAATAAAATAAAAATACCTTATTTTATTGGTCTTTTTGTACTGGCTATGATTCTTAATACTTATGTAGAACATTTGTCTGTTGTATCGACTTACATTGTTTCGGTTGCAAAAATTGGGTTAACAGTCACTTTATATTTCATAGGTTCTGGTTTAAGTAGTTCCGTTTTACTTGCTGTTGGTATAAAACCACTTATCCAAGGCATCTTATTATGGGGATTTATTGCTATTCTTTCGTTATTAGCTATTCTCCACTTTAATTAA